In Planococcus shixiaomingii, the DNA window TTAAGATTCCCTTTTTCAGCTATGAAGATAGGGTTGTTTGCGTCTGTTACATCAATGCGGGTTTTATAAGCTTTCTGTTCAAAAGCCTCGCGCGCATTGACAAACAGCTCATCTGAAATATTTTCAAGATCAAAGCCCATGAATCCAGCCATTGTTGTGGCAATGTCCGTATTATCAACTAAGCCCTTTGGTTTGGATGGACCATAAGCATAAAGGAAGACATCCTCGCCGGTATGCCCGCCAGTCGTAAACCCGATATTTGCCCGATTTGCCAGCATCTTGGTCATATCGGCTTGCAGGGTTTTTGATGCTTTCAGCACGTCGAGTTCTTTTGAAGTCAGGTCATCGAGGCCGTATAAGCCAGCCACTTGTTCCATGTTGGAGCGGTCGGATTTCAGCTGCTTCAAAGCACCTTCAACAGTCATCGTCGCTTTCTTCAATGGGTCAATATAGGTTGAAACCGGAATTTCAGGGTAGTTTGAGTTGGTGTTTAAATTCCCCATTGTGATGCCACTGTTTCCGTGGTCGCTGACTGCAATAACCATCGTATTGCCATCTTTTTTCGCAAAATCTACAGCTTCTTTCACAGCATCATCGAAAGCCAGTACATCACTGAGAATTCCGACTGTATCGTTCGCATGTGCTGCCCAGTCAACTTTGCTTCCTTCGACAAACATGAAGAAGCCATCTTTATCTTTGGATAGTGTATCAATTCCTTTTTTCGTCATTTCAGCAAGGGAAGGTTCGCTATTATTTGTTTCTTGGCGGTCAAAGTCGTAGGCAAGAGCAGAAGAAGCGAAAGATCCCCATATCTTATCAGATGATGACTTTAACAGCTGTTCTTTCGTTTCAACAAAATCGTAGCCATTTTCGTCGATCACTTCGATCAGGTTTTCACCGTCAACACGTGCATTTTTTGATGCCCCTGGCGCGAGCGATTCTTTTCCTCCGCCAAGGACCACGTCAATTCCCTGATACACTTGCTGCTCGGCGATATCTTGATAGTTGCTGCGGTGGGTGGCATGAGCCGAGAATCCTGCAGGCGTTGCATGCTGAATTTCTGAAGTAGAAATAATCCCTGTGGATTTCCCTGCTAATTTTGCGCCTTCTAATACATTGGCAACCGGCTTATATGTATCTTCAGGATCGACTGGATCGACACCAGGCGTATTTACTATTTTGGGAAGAAGTCCGATGACTTTATCATTGGATTTGTTTCCAGTTGCCAAAGCAGTTGCTGCTGGAGCGGAATCGGTAATGGCAGATTCTGCTGAATGGGTACGCATTCCTCCTACTAGAATTTCATCCATAGCCAAGTCTTCGCCTTTATACCATCTTGCTAAATTTGTAGCCCCGGCACTTGTGCCATCCATCACCAGCATAATGACGTTGGTCGGTTCCTTTTTCTTGTTCTTAGCTTCTGTCAAATCAGCGTTAGTTGCCAAGCCTAAAGAAGAAATAGCGACAGCAGCAGCGATTGATATTCCAGCAACTTTCTTTTTCACATTACGATTCATTTTTCGTCCTCCTCCAAAATTATGTAAGCATGTAAGTTTTGCTCGTTTTCATTGTAGAGTTTAACTATTACAGTAATGTGAATTTATTGAAA includes these proteins:
- a CDS encoding alkaline phosphatase, with protein sequence MNRNVKKKVAGISIAAAVAISSLGLATNADLTEAKNKKKEPTNVIMLVMDGTSAGATNLARWYKGEDLAMDEILVGGMRTHSAESAITDSAPAATALATGNKSNDKVIGLLPKIVNTPGVDPVDPEDTYKPVANVLEGAKLAGKSTGIISTSEIQHATPAGFSAHATHRSNYQDIAEQQVYQGIDVVLGGGKESLAPGASKNARVDGENLIEVIDENGYDFVETKEQLLKSSSDKIWGSFASSALAYDFDRQETNNSEPSLAEMTKKGIDTLSKDKDGFFMFVEGSKVDWAAHANDTVGILSDVLAFDDAVKEAVDFAKKDGNTMVIAVSDHGNSGITMGNLNTNSNYPEIPVSTYIDPLKKATMTVEGALKQLKSDRSNMEQVAGLYGLDDLTSKELDVLKASKTLQADMTKMLANRANIGFTTGGHTGEDVFLYAYGPSKPKGLVDNTDIATTMAGFMGFDLENISDELFVNAREAFEQKAYKTRIDVTDANNPIFIAEKGNLKIELPINKNIANVTQNKKSFTKTLDGVTVYNGKDFYVSQKALNLSK